Proteins found in one Oncorhynchus keta strain PuntledgeMale-10-30-2019 chromosome 2, Oket_V2, whole genome shotgun sequence genomic segment:
- the hk1 gene encoding hexokinase-1 isoform X1 — protein sequence MIAAQLLAYYFTELKDDKVKKIDKYLYAMRFSDETLMDIMKRFRRELGNGLGRDTNPTATVKMLPTFVRSIPDGSEKGDFIALDLGGSAFRILRVKVSHEKKQTVQMESQIYDTPEDIIHGSGTRLFDHVAECLGDFMEKQNIKDKKLSVGFTFSFPCAQTKLNESYLLTWTKRFKASGVEGMDVVTLLNKAIKKRGDYDADIMAVVNDTVGTMMTCGFDDQRCEVGIIIGTGTNACYMEELRHIDLVEGDEGRMCINTEWGAFGDDGMLEDIRTEFDREIDRGSLNPGKQLFEKMVSGMYMGELVRLILVKMAKEGFLFEGRITPELLTKGKFETKHVSSIEKSKEGLTKAKDILLRLGVEPSADDCVAVQHVCTIVSHRSANLLAATLGGILSRLKDNKGNPRLRTTVGIDGSLYKMHPQYARRLHKTVRRLVPESDVRFLLSESGSSKGAAMVTAVAYRLADQRRQITETLAEFRLTSDQLLEVKKRMRTEIQNGLGKKTHDSATIKMWPTYVLSKPDGSENGDFLALDLGGTNFRVLLVKIRSGKRRTVEMHNKIYAIPMEVMQGTGEELFDHIVQCISDFLDYMGMKNTRLPLGFTFSFPCRQTSLDVGILVTWTKGFKATDCEGEDVVGLLREGIKRREEFDLDVVAVVNDTVGTMMTCAYEEPTCEVGLIAGTGSNACYMEEMRNIEVVEGDVGRMCVNMEWGAFGDNGCLDDIRTEYDRAVDDFSLNLGKQRYEKMCSGMYLGEIVRNILIDLTKRGFLFRGQISETLKTRGIFETKFLSQIESDRLALLQVRSILQQLGLDSTCDDSIIVKEVCGTVSRRAAQLCGAGMAAVVDKIRENRGLNQMDITVGVDGTLYKLHPHFSGIMHQTVKQLAPKCNVNFLLSEDGSGKGAALITAVGCRMREQKS from the exons AGAAGGGGGACTTCATTGCTCTGGATCTGGGTGGCTCGGCCTTCCGCATCCTGCGAGTGAAGGTGTCCCATGAGAAGAAGCAGACGGTTCAGATGGAGAGCCAGATCTATGACACTCCAGAGGACATCATCCATGGCAGTGGCACTCGG CTGTTTGACCATGTTGCAGAGTGCCTGGGTGACTTCATGGAGAAGCAGAATATCAAGGATAAGAAGCTTTCTGTCGGCTTCACCTTCTCCTTCCCCTGTGCACAAACCAAACTGAATGAG AGTTATTTGCTCACTTGGACAAAACGCTTTAAAGCCAGTGGAGTTGAGGGAATGGACGTTGTGACTCTTCTGAACAAGGCCATCAAAAAACGTGGG GACTATGACGCAGACATCATGGCAGTGGTCAATGACACAGTTGGAACCATGATGACCTGTGGCTTTGATGACCAGCGTTGTGAAGTTGGTATCATCATAG GCACAGGTACTAATGCTTGTTACATGGAGGAGCTAAGGCACATTGACCTGGTGGAGGGAGACGAGGGCAGAATGTGTATCAACACAGAGTGGGGAGCCTTTGGGGACGATGGAATGCTGGAGGACATTCGCACAGAGTTCGACAGAGAAATTGACAGGGGCTCTCTAAACCCAGGGAAACAGCT GTTTGAGAAGATGGTCAGTGGGATGTACATGGGCGAACTTGTGCGACTCATCCTGGTCAAGATGGCCAAAGAGGGATTTTTGTTTGAGGGTCGGATAACGCCTGAACTTCTTACTAAAGGGAAATTTGAAACCAAACACGTTTCTTCCATTGAAAA GAGTAAAGAAGGCCTCACTAAAGCCAAGGATATCCTACTTCGCCTGGGTGTGGAACCATCCGCAGATGACTGCGTTGCTGTGCAGCACGTATGCACCATAGTCTCCCACAGATCAGCCAACCTCCTCGCTGCCACGCTGGGCGGCATCCTCTCCaggctaaaggacaacaaaggGAACCCTCGCCTACGCACCACTGTGGGCATCGACGGCTCTCTCTACAAGATGCACCCGCA ATATGCCCGGCGTCTACACAAAACAGTCCGCCGCCTAGTTCCTGAGTCAGATGTCCGCTTCCTGCTCTCAGAGAGTGGGAGCTCCAAGGGCGCTGCCATGGTGACCGCTGTGGCCTACCGGCTGGCTGACCAGCGTCGTCAGATCACAGAGACCCTGGCTGAGTTCAGACTGACCAGTGACCAGCTGCTGGAGGTGAAGAAGAGGATGAGGACAGAGATCCAGAACGGCCTGGGGAAAAAGACCCATGACAGCGCCACCATCAAGATGTGGCCCACATATGTACTCAGCAAACCAGATGGATCAG AAAATGGTGATTTCTTGGCTTTGGATTTAGGAGGGACAAACTTTAGAGTGCTGTTGGTGAAGATTCGCAGTGGCAAGCGGCGGACAGTAGAGATGCATAACAAAATTTATGCCATTCCTATGGAGGTGATGCAGGGGACTGGAGAGGAG CTGTTTGACCACATTGTCCAGTGCATATCTGACTTCCTGGACTACATGGGTATGAAGAACACTCGCCTGCCTCTGGGTTTCACCTTCTCCTTCCCCTGCAGACAGACCAGCTTGGATGTG ggcatcCTGGTAACCTGGACCAAAGGCTTCAAAGCCACTGACTGTGAAGGGGAGGATGTTGTCGGGCTTCTCAGAGAGGGGATTAAAAGGAGAGAG GAGTTTGACTTGGACGTGGTGGCAGTAGTTAATGACACAGTGGGAACCATGATGACATGTGCATATGAAGAGCCTACCTGTGAAGTCGGCCTGATCGCAG GAACTGGCAGCAACGCCTGTTACATGGAGGAGATGAGGAACATTGAGGTGGTGGAGGGGGATGTGGGGAGGATGTGTGTCAACATGGAGTGGGGCGCCTTCGGGGATAATGGGTGCCTGGATGATATCAGGACAGAATATGACAGAGCTGTGGATGACTTTTCACTCAACCTTGGAAAACAGAG GTATGAGAAGATGTGCAGCGGTATGTATCTCGGAGAGATTGTGCGAAATATCCTGATCGACTTGACGAAGCGTGGCTTTCTCTTCAGAGGGCAGATATCAGAGACTCTGAAGACCAGAGGCATTTTCGAAACTAAGTTCCTCTCCCAGATTGAAAG TGACCGGTTGGCGCTACTGCAGGTGAGGTCTATCCTGCAGCAGCTGGGTCTGGACAGCACATGTGATGACAGTATCATCGTCAAGGAGGTGTGTGGTACAGTGTCCCGCCGGGCGGCTCAGCTCTGTGGAGCCGGAATGGCTGCCGTTGTCGACAAAATCCGAGAGAACCGTGGGCTGAACCAAATGGACATCACCGTTGGGGTGGACGGAACACTCTACAAGCTACATCCACA CTTCTCAGGGATCATGCACCAGACAGTGAAACAGTTGGCCCCTAAGTGCAACGTCAACTTCCTTCTCTCTGAGGACGGGAGTGGCAAGGGTGCAGCCCTCATCACTGCTGTGGGCTGTCGCATGCGTGAGCAGAAGAGCTGA
- the hk1 gene encoding hexokinase-1 isoform X2, whose amino-acid sequence MEEMRNIEVVEGDVGRMCVNMEWGAFGDNGCLDDIRTEYDRAVDDFSLNLGKQRYEKMCSGMYLGEIVRNILIDLTKRGFLFRGQISETLKTRGIFETKFLSQIESDRLALLQVRSILQQLGLDSTCDDSIIVKEVCGTVSRRAAQLCGAGMAAVVDKIRENRGLNQMDITVGVDGTLYKLHPHFSGIMHQTVKQLAPKCNVNFLLSEDGSGKGAALITAVGCRMREQKS is encoded by the exons ATGGAGGAGATGAGGAACATTGAGGTGGTGGAGGGGGATGTGGGGAGGATGTGTGTCAACATGGAGTGGGGCGCCTTCGGGGATAATGGGTGCCTGGATGATATCAGGACAGAATATGACAGAGCTGTGGATGACTTTTCACTCAACCTTGGAAAACAGAG GTATGAGAAGATGTGCAGCGGTATGTATCTCGGAGAGATTGTGCGAAATATCCTGATCGACTTGACGAAGCGTGGCTTTCTCTTCAGAGGGCAGATATCAGAGACTCTGAAGACCAGAGGCATTTTCGAAACTAAGTTCCTCTCCCAGATTGAAAG TGACCGGTTGGCGCTACTGCAGGTGAGGTCTATCCTGCAGCAGCTGGGTCTGGACAGCACATGTGATGACAGTATCATCGTCAAGGAGGTGTGTGGTACAGTGTCCCGCCGGGCGGCTCAGCTCTGTGGAGCCGGAATGGCTGCCGTTGTCGACAAAATCCGAGAGAACCGTGGGCTGAACCAAATGGACATCACCGTTGGGGTGGACGGAACACTCTACAAGCTACATCCACA CTTCTCAGGGATCATGCACCAGACAGTGAAACAGTTGGCCCCTAAGTGCAACGTCAACTTCCTTCTCTCTGAGGACGGGAGTGGCAAGGGTGCAGCCCTCATCACTGCTGTGGGCTGTCGCATGCGTGAGCAGAAGAGCTGA